A single Larimichthys crocea isolate SSNF chromosome VIII, L_crocea_2.0, whole genome shotgun sequence DNA region contains:
- the LOC104939980 gene encoding zinc finger protein 626, translating to MSSGLLEPPEGAQLCVFLLREEGEEERRREVGCQWESPEEEKREVGCQSDSAERRDAAVQVDLLTQQLSWRHTGSSAMLLQCFAVRPDGPDGGALLQHCTSNRTRTRTIQPAGKPSRSRSQRRPPPRSFTSAKRSPTQRRHRRVSPVTDLQPEEEEEEEEEEEVVEEEDTGDPTWTPPEGDSPASPSALEDIQLDSESQHAPLRTVKLEPGSTMCDVCGKVMKNKSSLARHSFIHTGKKPFACHLCDLRFNRRDNLQHHLSRLHPNGVTKLERQREVQAWLCAVCGKTFSCRSRLKTHEVIHSGMKPHRCDLCPKAYMRTNDLEHHKKIVHVDGAAEPQRSGSLLCDFCGKEFKCKSQLTVHFQTHTGERPHLCDICGRKFGRQYQLKRHKILVHTNRVNGEESPSPDAPFACGICGKRLKSEALLAAHSRIHSGDKPHRCGICLRSFQRPACLKQHHIRVHLRAKVNEAPHAIGHRKSSAATKVFPCPICSKVFKFKSLLASHSLIHSEVRPYGCDFCSRTFRRLSHLKRHRQVVHADGERPPQSFVCHICGKDKKCRSQLARHVIIHTGERPFACDLCTARFNRSGNLQQHRKRMHGVGVVPTEEAPPILFDDDMTPALTYKQEETVVAVDAAADVCEVMAGDDMDGAQQLTALN from the exons ATGTCGTCTGGACTCTTGGAGCCTCCTGAAGGAGCACAGCTGTGTGTCTTCctgctgagagaggaaggagaggaggagaggaggagggaggtgggcTGTCAATGGGAGAgtccagaggaggagaagagggaggtgGGCTGTCAGAGCGACTCCGCAGAGAGGAGAGACGCTGCTGTGCAGGTGGACCTGCTGACTCAGCAGCTCAGCTggagacacacag GCTCGTCTGCgatgctgctgcagtgttttgctGTCAGACCTGACGGACCGGACGGTGGCgctctgctgcagcactgcACCAGCAAccggaccagaaccagaaccatccAACCTGCAGGTAAACCCTCCAGGTCCAGGTCCCAGAGGAGACCGCCTCCTCGCAGCTTCACGTCCGCCAAACGAAGTCCAACTCAACGCCGCCATCGCCGTGTATCACCTGTTACTGACCTTCaaccggaggaggaggaggaggaggaggaggaggaggaggtggtggaggaggaggacacaggcGATCCCACCTGGACTCCACCTGAGGGAG ACTCGCCTGCTTCTCCCTCGGCTCTCGAGGACATCCAGCTGGACTCAGAGTCCCAGCATGCACCTCTTCGCACGGTGAAGCTGGAGCCCGGCAGCACCATGTGTGACGTTTGTGGTAAAGTGATGAAGAACAAGTCGAGTCTGGCCCGACATTCCTTCATTCACACGGGGAAGAAGCCGTTCGCCTGCCACCTGTGTGACCTGCGCTTTAACCGCCGCGACAACCTGCAGCACCACCTGAGCCGGCTGCACCCCAACGGCGTCACCAAGCTGGAGAGGCAGCGCGAGGTGCAGGCGTGGCTGTGCGCCGTCTGCGGCAAAACCTTCAGCTGCAGGTCCCGCCTGAAAACGCACGAGGTCATCCACTCGGGCATGAAGCCTCACCGCTGCGACCTCTGCCCCAAAGCCTACATGAGGACCAATGACCTCGAGCACCACAAGAAGATCGTCCACGTGGACGGCGCCGCCGAGCCTCAGCGGTCGGGCTCGCTGCTCTGTGACTTCTGTGGCAAAGAGTTTAAATGCAAGTCGCAGCTGACGGTCCACTTCCAGACGCACACCGGAGAGCGGCCGCACCTCTGTGACATCTGCGGCCGCAAGTTTGGCCGTCAGTACCAGCTCAAACGCCACAAGATCTTGGTCCACACCAACCGAGTGAACGGCGAGGAGAGCCCGTCACCTGACGCACCGTTCGCCTGTGGCATCTGCGGGAAGCGACTGAAATCTGAAGCGCTCCTCGCTGCCCACTCTCGCATCCACTCGGGCGACAAGCCTCACCGCTGCGGCATATGTCTGCGCAGCTTCCAGCGCCCCGCCTGCCTGAAGCAGCACCACATACGTGTTCATCTGAGGGCCAAAGTAAACGAAGCGCCGCACGCCATCGGACACAGGAAGAGCTCAGCAGCGACGAAGGTGTTCCCGTGTCCGATCTGCAGCAAGGTTTTCAAATTCAAGTCACTGCTCGCGAGTCACTCTCTGATCCACAGCGAGGTTCGACCGTACGGCTGCGACTTCTGCAGCCGCACCTTCAGACGCCTCAGCCACCTGAAGAGACACCGCCAGGTCGTCCACGCCGACGGTGAGCGGCCGCCGCAGAGCTTCGTCTGCCACATCTGCGGCAAGGACAAGAAGTGCCGCTCGCAGCTCGCCAGACATGTCATCATCCACACCGGGGAGCGGCCGTTCGCCTGCGATCTCTGCACGGCCCGCTTCAACCGCAGTGgaaacctgcagcagcacaggaagCGCATGCATGGCGTGGGGGTGGTGCCCACTGAGGAGGCCCCTCCCATCCTGTTTGATGATGACATGACACCTGCTCTGACCTACAAACAGGAAGAGACTGTGGTGGCCGTCGACGCCGCGGCTGATGTCTGCGAGGTCATGGCGGGCGACGACATGGACGGCGCTCAGCAGCTGACCGCGCTGAACTGA